One Hydrogenobaculum sp. 3684 genomic window, GTAATGTGATTAAATACAACACGGCTTATTGTGTAATATCCTACTATAATATTTGAAATTCCATAAAGCATGAGAAAAATAGAAAATACTTCTCCCATAAACCTATTTTGTTTTTTTATCACATAAAATATTAGGCTTATGCCAAACAGCAAAAACAATATACCGTAAATAAACTGTACTGGATAAAAGGGAATAGAAGGAGGGGCTATATCACCAAACTTATAAACCACATAAAAAAACGGAAACACTCTCAAAAGGTGAAACCCAGGTGTAACATCCACTGCCATAGGTACAGGTCTTCCAAAACCAAAACCTACAAGACCTGCCGATATATAACCAAATCCAAGCATTAGAGAGCCTATTATAGAGGTTATATCAAGGGCTTTTAAAATAGGTATGTTGTACAACCAAGCCACGGAAACAACTCCTATTATAACACCTATCATAGTTCCGTAATAATCGATACCGCCGTTCCATATTTGAAATACGCTTATGACGTTTGGTATCTGGTCGTGATTTTTGATAATATAAAAAAGTCTTCCAAAGAAAATACCAGAAAGCACTCCCGCCAAAAATATATTTTCCGTCTGGGATTTTAATATGCCTATATATCTAGAAATCTGCAACGACACAACGTAAGAGATAAAAAGGGATATGGTTATCATTAGGCCTAATGTGGATACAGCAAATTTGCCTATTCTTATGTAAAATGGCATCAGAGCTTTTTCCAGATGGTGCCGGCCTTTGTATCCTCAAGCTTTATACCATAGTTTAGAAGCTCATCCCTTATGAAATCTGCTACTTTAAAATCTTTGTTTTCTTTTGCCAAGTTTCTAGCTTTTATCAAAATTTCTAAAAATTCTGTGGATATATTGACGCTTGAAGCTGGTTCCAACGTCTTAAGAGTGTTTTGTAAGGTGTTTTCTTCTAAAAGCCCAAAAATATCTTTTAACGTCTGTTTTAAGCTGTTTGCCAAAAATAGATATCCTTCAAGCTCTTTAGGTGTAATATAGCCTATTTTAAAGCTCTCTGTTTTTGCTCTGTTTAACTCGGCTACAGCGTTAAAGACTTGAGCCATAGCCAACGATGTATTGAAATCTTCTGATAGGGCTTTGTAAAATTGCTCTTGGGTGCTTTTTTCAAGACTATAAAAATCTATGTCTACAACAGGTTTTCCTTCTTTTGCTATAGCTTTTAAAGGTTCTATGTCTTCTATAGCGCTTTTTAATCTTTCGTAAGCTTTTTTTGTTTCTTCCATCTTTTCAAAAGAAAAATCTAAAGGGCTTCTATAATGTGTAAATAATACTAAAAGCCTCAAAACATCTGGATGGTACTTTGTGTA contains:
- a CDS encoding prolipoprotein diacylglyceryl transferase family protein, producing MPFYIRIGKFAVSTLGLMITISLFISYVVSLQISRYIGILKSQTENIFLAGVLSGIFFGRLFYIIKNHDQIPNVISVFQIWNGGIDYYGTMIGVIIGVVSVAWLYNIPILKALDITSIIGSLMLGFGYISAGLVGFGFGRPVPMAVDVTPGFHLLRVFPFFYVVYKFGDIAPPSIPFYPVQFIYGILFLLFGISLIFYVIKKQNRFMGEVFSIFLMLYGISNIIVGYYTISRVVFNHITLEQLFGLLSFISGSVILMLLKSEKTNV